DNA sequence from the Myxococcus guangdongensis genome:
GGCGAGACAGGCGGCCACCGAGTCGCTGCGACTGTGGCAGGCGCTCTCGCTCGTGTACCCCTTCCAATGGCTCGCGCGCTGGCCCCTGCTCGTCGTGGAGCTCTCGGAAGGAGCACTGCCCCAGGCGCTGGAGCAGGCCCGGGCGATGCTCGAGGGCCACCAGCAGCGACAGCCAGACGTCCTCACGCAGGCGTTGATGCAAGCGTTGGCGCAGGCGGACGCGGACCGGATGGACGAAGCGCGGACCACACTCATCCAGGCCTGTGAGTCAGCCCGGCGGCTCTGCTATCTGTAACTCGGTTGACCGCAGGTGCTTCCTTCCACCCGCCAGGGCCTCGGGGCCCGTGGCCTTGTTTCCGAGGTGCGCATGGCAGGCCCGTATGTGTATTTCTTCTTCAAGCCCGAGCGCGTCACGCTGCTGGAGGGCTTCTCCACCCAGGTCTCCGTGTGGGGCGTCCCGTCGCGAAGCCCCAACGTGCCCGAGAACGTGACGAGCAAGATGAACTTCCGCATCGAGGGCAACGACGGCTCCATCGGAATCTCCCAGCCGTCGCCGGACGTCCTCCAGATTTCCGGACTGGATGACAACATCAAGCCCGTCACCGTCGTCGCCGCGCCCAGGAACAACGACACCGAGTTCCCCCGCATCGAGGCGCGCGTGGAGTGCTCGGTGGACCAGTCGGACTTGCTCATCTACGCGCCGGACGGGAACATCTACTGGCTCAAGCCCGAGGAGTGGCAGAAGGCCCAGAAGCTGTCCCCCACGGACAAGAGCCTGACGGGAGACCTGGACACGCTGTTGAAGAACGAGACGGTGGTCGCCAACCTCCCGGTGCCCGCCAACGTCGCGGCGCCCACCAACACGGCGGCCGAGAACCTGTCCGACGCCGCCGAGCCCATCACCTGCTTCCTGCTCAACCTCAACAGCATCCTCCTGAGCTACAGCCCGAGCCCGAACCTGAAGGCCGGCGAGCAGGGCCCCGTCTACCGCAATCCCGACCCCCAGCCTTGATGCGCCCCTTCTCCTTCGACACCGGTAGCGCGTCCCCCGGGACGACCAAGCAGTTCCGCCAGGGGACCCACCGGGTGATGACGCCCGAGCAGACGCTGGAGCGTGTGCAACGGCTCATGCCCGTCATGGGAATCACCCGCGTCGCCAACGTCACGGGGTTGGACACGATTGGCCTCCCGGTGGTGATGGTGACGCGGCCCAACGCGCGCTCGCTGGCGGTGTCGCAGGGAAAGGGCACGAGCCTCGCGGCGGCGAAGGCGTCCGGGTTGATGGAGTCGGTGGAGGCGTACCACGCCGAGCACGTCACGCTGCCCCTGAAGCTGGCCACGTACAATGAGCTGCGCTTCCGCTCGCCCGTGGTCGACGTGGACAGGCTGCCTCGACTGTCGGTGAGCCTGTTCCATCCCAACTGGCGCACGCTCTGGGTGGAGGGCGTGGACCTGTTGGGCTCGGGGCCGCTGTGGCTGCCCTTCGACCTGGTGCACACGGACTTCACGCTGCCCCTGCCCACGGGGAGCGGCGCGTTCCTCATGAGCAGCAATGGGCTGGCCTCCGGCAACCACGTGCTCGAGGCGATGCTGCATGGGTTGTGTGAAGGGGTGGAGCGCGACGCGACGGCGCTCTGGCATGCGGGCGGCGAGAAGGCCCAGGCCGCCACGCGACTGAAGCTGGAGTCGGTGGACGACGCCGAGTGCCGGCAGGTGCTGGACCTCTACGAGCGCGCGGGCGTGGCCGTGGGCGTCTGGGAGACGACGAGCGACATCGGTGTGCCCGCGTTCAGCTGCTACATCATCGACCGGGAGCCCGAGCCGCTGCGCCCTGTCGCGGTGGCGGGCGGCATGGGCTGTCACCCCTCGCGAGCCGTCGCCCTGCTGCGAGCCCTGACGGAGGCCGCGCAGAGTCGGCTCACGCGCATCAGCGGCGCGAGAGATGACCTGCACCGCAAGGCGTACGAGGCCGCGCGCGAAGGCGTGACGGCGGAGCGACTGCGCAAGCGGCTGGCCGAGGAGCCCGCGGTGCGGGAGTTCCAACAAGCGCCGCATCACGACGCGGCCACGTTCGAGGAGGACCTCGCGTGGGTGCTCGCGAGGGTGCGCTCGGTGGGCGTGAGCCAGGTGGTGGTGGTGGACCTGACGAAGCCGGAGCTGGGGTTGCCCGTCGTGCGGGTGGTGGTGCCGGGGTTGGAGACGACGCACGAAGCGCCCGGGTATCAACCAGGTCCGCGAGCCCAGCGGATGCGCGGAGGCGCGCGATGAAGGTCTTCATCTTCACCGGCCCCACGCTGCGAGCCGAAGAGGCGAAGCGGGAGCTCGACGCGGTGTACCTGCCTCCCGCGCAGCAGGGCGATGTCTACCGCGCGGCCTGCGAGAAGCCGGTGGCCCTGGGTATCATCGACGGGTTCTTCGAGCACGTGCCCGCGGTCTGGCACAAGGAGATCCTCTGGGCGATGTCGGAGGGCATCCATGTCTTCGGGGCCTCGAGCATGGGGGCGCTGAGGGCCGCGGAGCTGGCCACCTTCGGCATGGAGGGCGTGGGCTGCGTGTTCGAGGACTTCCGCCAGGGCGTGCTGGAGGACGATGACGAGGTCGCGGTGGCGCACGCGAGCGCCGAGCACGACTGGCGTCCCCTGTCCGAGGCGATGGTCAACGTGCGCGCCACGCTCGCGGCGGCACGAGCGGCGGGAGTGGTGAGCGAGCCTGTTCGCGCCTCGCTCGAGCAGCGCGCCAAGGCGCTCTTCTACGTGGAGCGTGCGTGGCCGAAGCTGCTGTCGGGATTTCCTCGCGCGGAGGTGGAGGCGCTCGAGGCCTGGCTGCCGCGGGGACGCGTGGATGTGAAGCGCGCGGACGCGGTGGCGATGCTGCGCACGATTCGCTCGCGTGTGGAGGCAGGGCTCTCGCCCAAGGAGACCCGCTTCCCCTTCCAGCACACGGATGCATGGGAAGAGGCGCGAAGGCGCGCGGCGCGACAGCCGCTTCGACAGACGGCACGCACCTCGGATGGCGTGGGAACCGAAGCGCTCCTCGATGAGCTCCGCCTGCGCGGAGGGCTGAAGGAGGCGCGGCGGGCGAGCATGGCGCGAGCACTCGCCGTGGAGGAGGCGCGGCGGGTGGGGCGCGTTCCGGACGCATGGGAGCTCCACGCGACGAAGGAGGCGCTGAGCCACGAGCGGCACCTCACGCCGGAGTCCTTCGAGCTGTGGAAGGCGGAGCAGCACGTGGACGACGTCGCCCGGCTGCTGCGGGACGAGTCCCATGTGCGCTGGGTGGAGGCGCTCATGGAGCCGGAGGTCTTGCGGCACCTCGCCGACCACCTGCGGCTGACGGGTGAGTACGCCGTCTTGTTGGAGCGTGCGCGCGACAAGGAGCAGGTGCTCGAGACGGCGGGGCTCTCGCGGCCCAGGCTGGAGGACGCGGGCATCACCGAGGGCGCGCTGTGGGCCTGGTACTTCGAGGAGAACCAGGGGCGCATGGTGCCCGTGCAGATGGAGCAGGCTGCGCGCGACGAGGGCTTCGCCGACGTGGCCTCCATGCGCAGGGCCGCGCTGCGTGAGCTTTGCTATGTGCTCACGAAGGCGGGCGCCGCGGCCTGAAGAGCGATTGGACCTCCCCGACGCAAACTTTGCATGACCGGGTTCACCACGAGCCCGTGCTAGACCCCGCGCGCCTGCCCACGTCGGCGGCGCGAATGCCCTGGGGGAAGCACCACATGAACACGACGCCGGAGAATGAATCTCCACGGTCGTCCGGTCTGCTCTTGAAGTGGCTGCCGCTCATCCTGGCCGGTGTCGTCGGCCTTGTCGTCGGCCTCTTCTGGCGCAGCTCCATCGAGCTCTTCGGAATCCACATCGAGCTCCCAGCGGAGCCTCCGCGCATGTTCCACGTGTACGGCGTCATGCTGGTGCTGTGGCTCGTCTACGTGGGCCTCCAGAAGGTGCGCGCGCTGTTGAGCGGCGACGGTGAGGCGCAGATTGTCGCGACCTACATCGTGTCGGGCGAGGGCTCATCGAAGGACATGAGCATCGAGGTCCTCGAGCACCTGAAGGACAAGCACGGCTTCGACGCAGTGGACTGCCCCGACTGCGACGCCGAGGGCTGCAAGCGCTGCGACGACGGAGGGCTCCTCCTCGACTACAAGAAGGAGCCCTGCGGAGCGGACTGCCCGCTCCGTCCGCTGTAGCGCTGACGCACGCGCGTGCGTTACTTCTTCTTCGAGGCGGTGGCGCGCTTGCGACTCGAGGGCGCCTTCACTTCCACCGTCGACGAGGGCGCCGGCTGCAGGACGAAGACCCGGTCCAACCGTCGGCTGCCACGCTCGACGGGCGCGCTGAGGTCGTAGTCGAAGTCATACGCCTCCACCACGCGCAGGCCCGCGGTGCGGAACAACCGGTTCGCCTGCGCCGCGTCGTACGTCCGGAAGAACCAGGTCGTCTCGATGAGCCAGTCCTTCCCTGGCCCCGTGACGCGCAGCCGGTTGCGCATGGGGGAGCGGCGCGCGCGCCGGTCCGGCAGGCCCTCGTTCGTGTTGCAGACGACCTTGTCCTTGCCCACCGTCCCCAGCCAGCGCTCGTGCTCGGCCGAGGTCCGCGCGTAGTCGGTGAGGTGGAAGCCCAGCACATAGAGCCCCTGGGGCTTGAGCAGCCGCCGCGTCCCCTTCAGGTGCGCCAGCGCCGCCGCCTCGCTGTCCAGGTAGCGGAAGGTGGAGACCAGGTTGTGCGCGACGTCCACCTTGCCCTCCAGCGAGGGCTCGAAGAACTCCTCCATGCGCGACACGGAGAGCTTCACCTGACGGCGACGCGCGGGCGTCAGCCGCTTGCGCGCATGTGCGAGCATCGCCTCGGAGATGTCGTAACCGGCGACCTTCAGTCCCCGGCTCGTGGCCTCGGCCACCAGGCGACCGGCGCCACACGCGGGCTCCAACCACTGCTTGCCCCCCGTGCCGTGCCGTTCGCTCAGCGCCTGGAGGAAGTCCACCTCGCGCACGGTGTCGGTGCCGAAGATGGCTTCGTAATACTCGGGGTGCTCATACCAGTCGGTGCGTTTTTCCATGGGAGGCGTGCCCGCTCGGGCGCGCGCATCCTCCGGTCCCCCGGCGCGAAAGCCAAGTCAAAGCGTGCCTCGGCCTCACGCGGGCTCCTGCTCCGGTGCCCCCAGCGACGAGCGCTCCGACATCGCCTCGCGCAGGCGCACCCCGAACATCCGGCGCAGGAGCACCATGCCCAGCGGCAGCGGCAGCCACAGCGTGTATCCACGCAGCAACATCACCGCCGTGAGCGCCACCTCCACCGGCACACCCAGCGACGACAGCGTGCCCACCGCCGTGGCCTCGAACGTGCCCACGCCTCCGGGGATGATGCTCAGGGTCATCACCAGCGTGGCCAGCATGAACGCGGCGAACACGGCGGCGAAGTCCACCGGGTGCCCCACCGCCTGGAACATGCACGACAACGTGAGCGCATCCAGCGCGAAGGTCGCGAGCTGGAGCGCGCTCGCGCGGACCAGCAACCAGGTGTCTCGCACCAGCGAGGGCGAGACCTGGGAGATGGACTCGAGCAGCGCCGTGAGCCCCGGGATGCGGCGCGCCCACCGCGGCGGCTGCCAGCCTCCGTGCCGCGTCAGCCAGAGGATGGCGAACGGCACCGCGCACGCGAGCGCCGCGAACGCCGTGGCCAGTCCGAGGATGGCCGAGTGCAGCGCCGCGCGATACCAGAGGATGAAGATGGACGCGGCCACGGCCACGGCGTGCGCCAGGTAGAAGGACACCATGTCGACCAGCAGCGCGCCCGTGGCCACCCGGGGCGGCGCGCCCTCCCGCTGGAGCCCCTTCATCACCACCACCGAGCCGCCGATGCCCGCGGTGGGCACGAGCTGGTCGAACGAGAGCTTCATCAAGGCCAGGCCCGCGGTGCGCAGCCAGGGGGCCTTCACGCCCTCCACCTCCAGCACCACGCGCCAGCATCCCGCCATCGTCAGGTATGAGAAGAACTGGAGCACCACGCCCACCAGCAGCCACTCCGGCCGCGCGCGCTGGAGCATCTGGGCGAACTGCTTCTCCTCCCCGAAGCGCAGCACCACGAACGCCGTGAAGGCGCCCAGCAGCACCACTCCCGGCAACCAGCCCCACACGCCGTGCCGCCGCGAAGCCCGCTCCGATGGGCCGCGCGCGGAGCGGTCGTCTTCCGTCGCCGAAGAGGCCCCGTGCATGCGCGCGCACCGGCCCGCCCTAGTGAGCGGCGGCCTCCGTCGCGTCGCCTCGACGGGCCTCCGCGGCCGTCAGCAGCCGCGCGGCCATGCGCATGAAGTCCGCCTCGGTGATGATGCCCACCAGCCGACGCTCGCGGTCCACCACGGGCAGACAGCCGAAGCGCTGGTCCAGCAGCTTGTAGATGGCCTCTCGCACCGGCAGGTCCGGCCGCACCATCTCCACGTCGCGCGACATCAGGCGGGAGACCGAGATGGGCTCGGGGTGGGGCGCCGCGAGCTGACGCGACAGCGCGCGGATGAGGTCGCGATGGCTCACCAGCCCCACCAGCCGGCCCTCGCGCACCACGGGCAGGTGACGGATGTGATGGAGCTTCAACAAGTCATCCACGCGGACCAGGTCATCGGTCTCTTCCAGCGTGACGACATCCCGGGTCATCAGGTCGCCCACGGTGAGCATGACGCGTCCGCCTCCTCGTCGGACCACGAGCTCCCGCGCACCCCGCGCCGCTCGGACCGACTCCTCCCGAGGGTGCGCCCGCGCCCCGGTTCGCGCAGCGACAGGGCAGACAGACAGACAGGGGCCGGCGCTGCCTCACGCCCCGAGCCATCGCCCGAAATCCAAGGGCTTGCCGCGAGCGGCCGGCAGGTCGCTCACCAGGCGCTCACGCCGTTGCCACATGCGCCAAAGGCATCACACACCTCCAGGGTCGTGAGCTCACGGCCTCCCCTTGAATTCAGCGCGCCCCCGGCCCGTCACCAGGACAGTGGAACAGCGGCTCGGCCGCCTCTGCTGGAGACACTTGCAATGGCTCTCATCCTTCTCGTCGACGATGACTCCACCCTTCTCGAAATCTACACCGAGGCCCTCCGGGGTCAGGGCTGGGAGGTGGCCTCGGTCCGCGACGGTGAGATGGCCCTCGCGCTCGCGCAGGCATTCCCCCCGGACCTCATCCTCACGGACGTGTCGATGCCGGGGATGAACGGCCTGGAGCTGTGCCGGCACCTGCGCGCCGATGAGACGCTGCGCCACGTCCCGCGCATCGTCCACAGCAGCATGGAGCGGCTCGCGAGCCTCTCGGGCGACGTCTTCCTGCGGAAGTCCGGGGACCTCACGGAGCTGCTCGCCTGCATCACCCGGTGCCTGACCCCGCGCACGCTGGTGCCCACGATGCCGGCGGCGGCGGCGTGAGCGTCCACTCCGCCTCGAGCCCCCGTGCGACGCACCCCTCGGGCCCCCTCGACGACAGGAGGGCTCGAGGGCTTCAGTGCGCCGGGTGGCCCACCAGCCGCGCCAGCGCGAACATGAGCGCCAGGCCCACGAAGAGCGCCAACACGTTGCGGCCCGGCTGGTCCTTGCCGTGGCGGTGCACGTGCGGCAGCAGGTCCGACACGGCGATGTACAGGAACGTGCCCGCGGAGAACGCGAGCGCCTTGGGCGCCATGCTCTCGAAGCGCAGCACCGCATCGAAGCCGAAGTAGATGAGCGCGCCGGCGGGCACCATCAGCCCGTACAGCGTGGAGAGCAGGAGGATGGAGCCCTTCGAGCGACCCTCCGTCTTCAGGATGGACGCGAGCGACAACGCCGAGGGCACCTTGTGCGCCACAATCGCGATGAGCGCCATCAACCCCACGCCCTCCTCCACCGCCGAGCCCAACGCGATTCCGTCGAACAACGTGTGCGTGGACAGGCCGAGGAACGCCGTGAGCCCCAGCACCTGACCGGGCTCCGTGTGACGCCCGTGGCCGGACATGTGGTCGCCGGGCAGGTCCTCCCCCGCGTGCGCCACCAGGTAGCGCTCCAGCACCAGCAAGAAGACGAAGCCCCCGGGCACCAGCGCGAAGGCCCACCAGCCTCCGCCCTCGTACGCCTCCGGGAGCATGTGGAAGAACGCCGCGCCCAGCATCACCCCGGCGGCGAACGCCAGGAAGCGGACCAGCTGCGTCTGCTTCTGGTTCCACAGCACCACCAGCGCGCCCAACAGCGCGCCGATGACGACGATGAGTGAGTAGAGGGCCACCGTGGCCAGGACCGACATGGGGCGCGCACCCTACAACAAATCCGTCACGTCAGTAGTAGCGCCTCACCACCAACAACCCCACCCGTCCCGGCTTCACGTCCACCGTGTGCTCCGACACCCTGCCGCCCCCCTCCACCCGCACCACGTGGCTCCCCGCTGGCACCCGGAAGCGCGCCACCTGGAACTCCGCAGGCAGGGAAAGCCAGGAACGCAGGTCCGCCGCGTTGCCGGCATTGAGGATGAGGAACGCCAGCGCGCCCAGCTCCTCGCTCTTGGTCGCCGCGCCCAGGCCCGCCGCCAGTCCCGCCTTCACGGCCACGCCGGCAATCTGCTTCGCCAGCATCCCGCCGATGCGCGTGTCCAGGTGCAGCCGCGCCACGTCCGCCATGGACGTCACCGTGACGGCGCTGACGCGCTGCTCGCCCACCGTCACGCCCACCTGCGGCGCGCCGCCGCGGTCGCGGTAGACGGGCACCTCGATGAGATTGCCGCCGTTGACGTCGCGCGACGCGGGCTGCTTCTCCGGCGACAGCCCGGCCTCCACGACGACGACGATTTGAGCCTCGTCACGCGCCAGCGGAGGGTGCTCGACGTTCGGGTACTTCGCCTTCAGCTCCTCGTAGAGCTGGTCCCTGCCGGTGTACTTCGCCAGTCGGAGGAGCGGCTCCGCGAGCTCGCCCACGCGCGGCTCCAGCTCGTACGCCTTCGCGTAGTCGATGTACGCCGCGTCCCAGTCGCGCTGGTCCTCGCGGATGACGCCGCCCAGGTAGCGGGCGATGGCGAGCTGCTGGTACGGCTTCTTCTCCTCGACGACCATCTTCTGGAGGCGCTCGTTGACCTGACGCACCTCCACCATGGCCGCCTCGTCGTCGCCCAGCTCCGCGTAGTTGAGCGCCTGGACGACGGAGATCATCAGCTTCTCGAAGTCCTCGCCGCGGTAGGCGCGCTGCCGCTCGTTGGTCACCAGCGCCCCGGCCTCCTCGCTGACGGAGACGGCGTCGAGCTGCGCGCTGAGCTTCTCCGCCTCCTCCAGGACCTTGTTGCTCTCCGCCCACTTGCGGGCCGAGTGCAGCACCATCCCCTTGTCCAACAGGATGAGCAGCGTGTCCTTCGATGAGCCGTCCCGGGCGACGGCGTCCAGCTCCGACAGGGCCTCGTTGTAGTGCCCCGATTGATAGGACATGCGGACGCCGCGCGTGCGGGACACGTAGTCCCCCGCGCAGCCGGACAACAGGAGCACGCTCACCAGCGCGAGCGCGCCCCAGCCACGGGGGCGCGCCGGAGGGTGGTGGAGAGGAGTCATGAGCAGTCGAGCCTTCACCACGAGCCGGCGGCCACCGTCGGCGGAGCTACCAGCTCACGCCGCGCTTCTCGAACTTCTTGCGGATCTGCTTCTCGTCCGTCCACTCGATGAGGCCGGTGCGCACGTTGCTGAG
Encoded proteins:
- a CDS encoding YcaO-like family protein, whose translation is MRPFSFDTGSASPGTTKQFRQGTHRVMTPEQTLERVQRLMPVMGITRVANVTGLDTIGLPVVMVTRPNARSLAVSQGKGTSLAAAKASGLMESVEAYHAEHVTLPLKLATYNELRFRSPVVDVDRLPRLSVSLFHPNWRTLWVEGVDLLGSGPLWLPFDLVHTDFTLPLPTGSGAFLMSSNGLASGNHVLEAMLHGLCEGVERDATALWHAGGEKAQAATRLKLESVDDAECRQVLDLYERAGVAVGVWETTSDIGVPAFSCYIIDREPEPLRPVAVAGGMGCHPSRAVALLRALTEAAQSRLTRISGARDDLHRKAYEAAREGVTAERLRKRLAEEPAVREFQQAPHHDAATFEEDLAWVLARVRSVGVSQVVVVDLTKPELGLPVVRVVVPGLETTHEAPGYQPGPRAQRMRGGAR
- a CDS encoding TfuA-like protein translates to MKVFIFTGPTLRAEEAKRELDAVYLPPAQQGDVYRAACEKPVALGIIDGFFEHVPAVWHKEILWAMSEGIHVFGASSMGALRAAELATFGMEGVGCVFEDFRQGVLEDDDEVAVAHASAEHDWRPLSEAMVNVRATLAAARAAGVVSEPVRASLEQRAKALFYVERAWPKLLSGFPRAEVEALEAWLPRGRVDVKRADAVAMLRTIRSRVEAGLSPKETRFPFQHTDAWEEARRRAARQPLRQTARTSDGVGTEALLDELRLRGGLKEARRASMARALAVEEARRVGRVPDAWELHATKEALSHERHLTPESFELWKAEQHVDDVARLLRDESHVRWVEALMEPEVLRHLADHLRLTGEYAVLLERARDKEQVLETAGLSRPRLEDAGITEGALWAWYFEENQGRMVPVQMEQAARDEGFADVASMRRAALRELCYVLTKAGAAA
- a CDS encoding class I SAM-dependent methyltransferase → MEKRTDWYEHPEYYEAIFGTDTVREVDFLQALSERHGTGGKQWLEPACGAGRLVAEATSRGLKVAGYDISEAMLAHARKRLTPARRRQVKLSVSRMEEFFEPSLEGKVDVAHNLVSTFRYLDSEAAALAHLKGTRRLLKPQGLYVLGFHLTDYARTSAEHERWLGTVGKDKVVCNTNEGLPDRRARRSPMRNRLRVTGPGKDWLIETTWFFRTYDAAQANRLFRTAGLRVVEAYDFDYDLSAPVERGSRRLDRVFVLQPAPSSTVEVKAPSSRKRATASKKK
- a CDS encoding lysylphosphatidylglycerol synthase transmembrane domain-containing protein, which gives rise to MHGASSATEDDRSARGPSERASRRHGVWGWLPGVVLLGAFTAFVVLRFGEEKQFAQMLQRARPEWLLVGVVLQFFSYLTMAGCWRVVLEVEGVKAPWLRTAGLALMKLSFDQLVPTAGIGGSVVVMKGLQREGAPPRVATGALLVDMVSFYLAHAVAVAASIFILWYRAALHSAILGLATAFAALACAVPFAILWLTRHGGWQPPRWARRIPGLTALLESISQVSPSLVRDTWLLVRASALQLATFALDALTLSCMFQAVGHPVDFAAVFAAFMLATLVMTLSIIPGGVGTFEATAVGTLSSLGVPVEVALTAVMLLRGYTLWLPLPLGMVLLRRMFGVRLREAMSERSSLGAPEQEPA
- a CDS encoding CBS domain-containing protein, yielding MLTVGDLMTRDVVTLEETDDLVRVDDLLKLHHIRHLPVVREGRLVGLVSHRDLIRALSRQLAAPHPEPISVSRLMSRDVEMVRPDLPVREAIYKLLDQRFGCLPVVDRERRLVGIITEADFMRMAARLLTAAEARRGDATEAAAH
- a CDS encoding response regulator; this encodes MALILLVDDDSTLLEIYTEALRGQGWEVASVRDGEMALALAQAFPPDLILTDVSMPGMNGLELCRHLRADETLRHVPRIVHSSMERLASLSGDVFLRKSGDLTELLACITRCLTPRTLVPTMPAAAA
- a CDS encoding ZIP family metal transporter, which produces MSVLATVALYSLIVVIGALLGALVVLWNQKQTQLVRFLAFAAGVMLGAAFFHMLPEAYEGGGWWAFALVPGGFVFLLVLERYLVAHAGEDLPGDHMSGHGRHTEPGQVLGLTAFLGLSTHTLFDGIALGSAVEEGVGLMALIAIVAHKVPSALSLASILKTEGRSKGSILLLSTLYGLMVPAGALIYFGFDAVLRFESMAPKALAFSAGTFLYIAVSDLLPHVHRHGKDQPGRNVLALFVGLALMFALARLVGHPAH
- a CDS encoding COG3014 family protein; translated protein: MTPLHHPPARPRGWGALALVSVLLLSGCAGDYVSRTRGVRMSYQSGHYNEALSELDAVARDGSSKDTLLILLDKGMVLHSARKWAESNKVLEEAEKLSAQLDAVSVSEEAGALVTNERQRAYRGEDFEKLMISVVQALNYAELGDDEAAMVEVRQVNERLQKMVVEEKKPYQQLAIARYLGGVIREDQRDWDAAYIDYAKAYELEPRVGELAEPLLRLAKYTGRDQLYEELKAKYPNVEHPPLARDEAQIVVVVEAGLSPEKQPASRDVNGGNLIEVPVYRDRGGAPQVGVTVGEQRVSAVTVTSMADVARLHLDTRIGGMLAKQIAGVAVKAGLAAGLGAATKSEELGALAFLILNAGNAADLRSWLSLPAEFQVARFRVPAGSHVVRVEGGGRVSEHTVDVKPGRVGLLVVRRYY